Within Carassius gibelio isolate Cgi1373 ecotype wild population from Czech Republic chromosome A21, carGib1.2-hapl.c, whole genome shotgun sequence, the genomic segment AACCATTAAGTAAAACAAATACATGTGAGTGAAATATTTCCCATACACCTATTatcattttttcttaaaatatatttttaaatgtacattttttttttcaaaatgatcaATTCACAAAAAGTATTATGTTTTTGGGTCACACTACCAGATATTGCCATAAAAAGGTTAAATTATCTAACTATTGATTTTTCAGGAATGTTTTCTAAGAAAAACGAAGATTATACCAAACTAATTCTAAACTACATTCATTTTTATGCATCTTTTCTAATATCAGGACAGAATTAtgctcacattttttttttctttattccctCCAAAAATGATCAATTCATGAAAATCATTATGTTTTTGGGGAAGTCATAACATGTTACAAACTAATCTAACCTTGCCTTTTCTGATATTTTAAAAGACGTTtcctaagaaataataataaacgatTATGCCAAATTTCATtattccaaaaatgtatttctcaagAATTTAAGTCTTTTAACAATgccttttgttttcattatatcAGGATAGAATCAGCCAAACAATACTGACTTTATGGCCCCCCCCCCATAAACAAAAtggttaccgtatttttcggactataagtcgcactttttttcatagtttggctggtcctgcgacttatagtcaggtgagacttatcaaaattaatttgacatgaaccaatagaaaacattaccgtctccagccgcgagagggcgctctatgctgctcagtgctcctgtagtctaccactgaaatCATAGagagccctctcgcggctgtagacggtaatgttttctcttggttcttggttctaaataaatgcgacttatagtccagtgcgacttatatatgtttttttcctcgtcatggcgtattttttggactgatgcgacttatactaaggtgcgacttatagtccgaaaaatggTAATTCGAAATTTCATTGTCATTGTagtgcattttttatgtattttttttataaattaataaatatgaaaaaatgggCATTATGTTATTGACCCTTGTGCGTAAGAACAAAATCTGTGACAGTTCTCTTCTTGAACCTATGTGACTGAGGCCGAGGAATCCCTCGGTGAAGATCTCTCTAATCCAGTTTTGTAGTTCACAGTCTTGCTGGACGTCCTTATCGTCAAAGTAATACAAACGAATCCAGCCTGCAACGAACCTGCATGGCAAACGCAAATCATGTGCTTACTTCAATCCTAAAGACTCTGATTCATATAATGCTGAAGGCTGTAGATAGTACCTGTGTAGAGCATCCCAGACCCTCAGTGCGTCTTTTGCATAATAACATATAGGTAGTGCATCCAGTCCACGCACTCTTATGTCATCTGGCACACACATTGAGCTGTAGCGGAGACGTTGCGTTCCTCGAGCAAGCAGCAGTGGTATCGTCTCCAGACCACAGGCtactgactacaaaaaaaaaaaaaaaatagaaaaccataGTAAATTAAACTAAATCATGAGGAAAAACTAGATTCGCTCTTTCACTTCCACCACAGGGTAAACAGAATATATTAAACACACCAACCTTGTCAAAAACACCTTTTGTGGCCAGAAGAGTGACTCTAGCCTGAATGTTGATCTGAAGAGTGCTCCGGATATGAGGCATCAGGAGCTGAAAAACAATTTAAAGTTTAAGTTAAATAATTCGACCATCCACCCTCATGTCAAACGACTTTAAACcataaaaatctatctatctatctatctatctatctatctatctatctatctatctatctatctatctatctatctatcgacaATGCCTTTTTATCAAAAGTTTTTATGGCTTTCCTAAATAGAgattcaatacttttaaaagtacTTGTGCTAGTTAATGACCAATTTGTAAAACAATACTCAATATGAACAACTTGGCAGCTTTGGTGTCAAAAAACGGTCTAACTTGTTTAAAGTTGAATTTAACTTTATTTGCCAAACTTTTTTACatgacatttaaatgttaagGAGGAGTCATATGTGACTCTTAGATACTTGAAATCATTAACAATATCAAGCTCCTGTACTATAAGGAACACAGAATGTGACACCTTCATATTTTGTTTGGTAAATTCCAtacagactgttttttttttgttgtttttagttttttaggtaAAGGCATGACATACAGAATCATCTGCATACATCTGAACATCAACATTTTTACATGCTTCTGGCAAATCACTTATAATGTAAAAAGGATTGGACCAATTATGGAGCCTTGGGGGACCCCTACTGGACATTCACAGAATGGGGACTTTGAATCATTATTATGAACACATTGGTTTCTAATGGACAGGTATGATTTTATCCAGTTGAGAGCTTGTTCAGAGAAattgaaatatgttaatttagatAAAAGAACTTTAGGTTCTAGAAAGACAGCACCAACATAAGAACTCTTATCTAGGTAGCCTTTAACCTTTTCCAAAAACAAACAGTTAGCTGTTTCTGTTGAGTGATGGGCCCTGAACCCAAATTGCATAGGGTGAAATAAATTATTGCTTTTACTGAGATGTTGAATCAGTAATTTAGCCACCCATTTTTCAACAATTTTTGAAACAACAGACAAAATACTGATTGGCTAATAATTGTTTCTACCTGGTGAAGAGGATGAATCTCGGGCAGCTGTCTGAGTGTGGCGGTACAGCACACCTCTCCTATAAGATGAGTGCGCAAAAAATGGGAAAGTAGCTGATGGACCTGGAAATCTGAATTACGGACCCACATCTTTGCTAACAACCAATCCGGTGCAGAATCAGAGGGCAAGAAAACAGGATTCTGTGGACCAGGAGCCTGTTGAAgctgaaatattattttagcaTTCATTTGGTCATTAAAATTAATCCAAAAGATCTTAATACATCTAATCAAAGATTGGTGACTATTACAATAAAAGGcggttaaatatttttacttgtaTGGCTATGGGCTTTAGTTCTCCTTGTCGGTTGTAATGCAGCAGGCATAAAGGAGCAGCCAAGTAGGTTTGTTTGTCATTGACAGTATTAGCAGGCAGCTGATCCAGCACTTCATAATCCAGAAGATACACATGTCCTCTCTGTGCAATATACAATACACAGTTAAACAGAATAACAATTATGCTctgataaaaatgtcaaaatggcCTCAATCCACATTTGAACACTTGTATGCACCTCCATCTCCTTCTCCAAAGATGAGTCCCGTGGTAGAAAAGGTCTGACCATCTCTGAAGTGACAGACAGTTTAGAAGGCAGGTTATGGATCCGTCTGATATACAGGGGATTGCAACCATTGAGGCACTGATATCCGAAGAATGCATCCTCTTGCCAATGAGCCTGAACATATTCTATGAGAGAATCGCAagcaaaaaaatcatatatatatatatatatatatatatatatatatatatatatatatatatatatatatatatatatatatttatacacacacacacacacgagttttGTATTGTAAATTGTTAATATTTGTTTAGCATACTGGCAATTGTGTTCTCCCTTCCACTGAAAAGGAAGAATGTCTCAAGTTCCTGTAGGCTCCAAGATGTTCTTCTTTCCATGAAACCCTTTATGTAGTGCACATTGTAAACTGGGCTAAAAGACAAGCAGAGGGACAACATTTCATTGTCGAATTCAGTTCACATGATATAAGAATAAATTAACATCAATCTAGTTTGTAATGAAGCTTTAAGAAAGCTAAACCACTACCGCTGACGCATGTAACTAAAGTTTGGTCCTAGAGATGTAACACTGGACGTGTCTACACAGTGAGGACCGCCTTCAACAAATTTGCCCCATCTGCAGATAAAAAACAACATCTTTATTaactattgatttaaaaaagagttgggaggaaaaaaaacaataaactaatGAGTCAAAATGTTTTACTTGATAAACTGTTGTTTTTGTTGGAGATCCCTCTCCCTGTGATTGGTTAGGATTGCTAATGTTTCCTTATTTTTCAGACACACTAGAGAGGGGAAACATTAATAGGTGTTGATATGAGATACAGGAAATAAAGAGGATGTTATCACCAAATTAATACGTTTGAAGGAATGGTGAAAACAGAATCATCTCACCTTTCGCATTCCGAAGCTCAACGTTACCATCCGCTGTCCGGATCCATTTATGACAAGGAAAAACCTCCACCTCAGGATCCTCAGAACTCCGTCTCACCTGCACATCCCCACAGTGCCAATCCAGGTCCGGAAAGCCAGGCTGAGCCTCAAGACGGAGTTTCAACAAAACCACTATGCCAACTTCCTCTTTAGACTTGATGACAACTGTGTAGGCCTGtcccaaaaacaaaaacaccacaTTTGCATGTGTACCTGCTAGACAGGGTCACAGTCTAAAAGAATGCTTTCATAGTGTATGACTTTGTTTTTATATCTCAGTTATTTAACAGTCATTTGATATATATCATATTCTAGGCAGGTTTAGAATGGGTTTAAGTGCCTCAGGTGATACTGTAGTGGCCTGTAGCTGTTAGAGGGTGTACGCTGTTCTGAttattgacatttatatttatgcattagatgcttttatccaaaccaatttacaaaagaggaacaaaatCAATTCATCAAAGagccaaaaatatttgtaatatactgTACGATACCAGGTTTATTAGACGACTAGATTAGAAAGCAagctaaagaaaaacaaatgcaaagaAATAAAAAGCAGTTGGTTTCTCTAcgctctctatgtgtgtgtgtgtgtgtgtgtgtgtgtgtatgtgtgtgtgtgtgtg encodes:
- the LOC127941644 gene encoding hydroperoxide isomerase ALOXE3-like; this translates as MDGFHVTIRTSASPLSGTYGRVWISLIGTLSESPPVRVEHCLLPGSAYTVVIKSKEEVGIVVLLKLRLEAQPGFPDLDWHCGDVQVRRSSEDPEVEVFPCHKWIRTADGNVELRNAKVCLKNKETLAILTNHRERDLQQKQQFIKWGKFVEGGPHCVDTSSVTSLGPNFSYMRQRPVYNVHYIKGFMERRTSWSLQELETFFLFSGRENTIAKYVQAHWQEDAFFGYQCLNGCNPLYIRRIHNLPSKLSVTSEMVRPFLPRDSSLEKEMERGHVYLLDYEVLDQLPANTVNDKQTYLAAPLCLLHYNRQGELKPIAIQLQQAPGPQNPVFLPSDSAPDWLLAKMWVRNSDFQVHQLLSHFLRTHLIGEVCCTATLRQLPEIHPLHQLLMPHIRSTLQINIQARVTLLATKGVFDKSVACGLETIPLLLARGTQRLRYSSMCVPDDIRVRGLDALPICYYAKDALRVWDALHRFVAGWIRLYYFDDKDVQQDCELQNWIREIFTEGFLGLSHIGVPQSFQTAAEMCKFVTMVIFSCSALHAAVNFSQLDYNIWIPNSPAAMSRPPSQTKGSVSEEDIFSFLPEVNSSCHVLSVLSLLSQPAIDYVPLCHYNEWYFSSGATVKLVEEVQRELKMIAKDITDRNSQLELPYPYLSPDHIENSVTI